GTACATGCAGTACGCGCAGTCGAAGGGCTGGAAGATCGAGCTCCTCGATCAGAACGAGTCCGACCTCGGCGGCTACAAGGACGTGCAGGTCGCGATCAAGTCGAACGCGACCGACCCGTCGCAGGGCGTCTGGGCGCACCTCAAGTACGAGGGCGGCGTGCACCGCGTGCAGCGCGTGCCCGTCACCGAGACGCAGGGGCGCATCCACACCTCGACGACGGGCGTGCTCGTCTTCCCCGAGGTCGATGAGCCCGAAGAGGTCGACATCAACCAGAACGACCTGAAGATCGACGTCTACCGCTCGTCGGGCCCCGGCGGCCAGTCGGTCAACACCACCGACTCCGCAGTGCGCATCACCCACCTGCCCACGGGCATCGTGGTGTCGATGCAGAACGAGAAGTCGCAGCTGCAGAACCGCGAGGCCGCGATGCGCGTGCTCCGCGCCCGCATCCTCGCGCGTCAGCAGGAGGAGATCGCGGCCGCGGCGTCGGACGCCCGCAAGTCGCAGATCCGCTCCATGGACCGCTCGGAGCGCATCCGCACCTACAACTTCCCCGAGAACCGCATCGCCGATCACCGCACCGGGTACAAGGCCTACAACCTCGACCAGGTCATGAACGGCGCGCTCGAACCGATCATCGAGTCGGCCATCCAGGCCGACGAGGAGGCTCGACTGGCTCACCTCGGCGACCAGTAGCGCAGCGACGAGACGGATGCCCCGGACACCTCGAGTGTCCGGGGCATCCGTTCGTTCGGGTGCGGTCGCCGGCCGAGCGCTCAGGCACTCGGTCGACGTCAGATGTGCCAGTCGTGGATGCCGCGTGCGGCGTCGGCCGTCTCGTGCGAGAGCGGTTTGAACGTCGCGGGGATGCCGACGACGAGCGAGTGCGCCGGGGCGTCCTTGG
The sequence above is a segment of the Agromyces hippuratus genome. Coding sequences within it:
- the prfA gene encoding peptide chain release factor 1, which produces MFESVQSLLAEHAKLQEELADPALHADAARAKKVNRRYAELSRIVSAHSAWLEAQDDLAAARELAKEDEAFADEVPALEEGLATAQERLRRLLIPRDPDDGRDVIMEIKGGEGGAESALFAGDLLRMYMQYAQSKGWKIELLDQNESDLGGYKDVQVAIKSNATDPSQGVWAHLKYEGGVHRVQRVPVTETQGRIHTSTTGVLVFPEVDEPEEVDINQNDLKIDVYRSSGPGGQSVNTTDSAVRITHLPTGIVVSMQNEKSQLQNREAAMRVLRARILARQQEEIAAAASDARKSQIRSMDRSERIRTYNFPENRIADHRTGYKAYNLDQVMNGALEPIIESAIQADEEARLAHLGDQ